The Coleofasciculus sp. FACHB-1120 genome segment CAGGTCGTAAAGTTGCAAAATCAAATCTCGGTTGGGAGAATGTTGCAAGAAGCAGACATCCGGAAGCCACAAGTCACAGGTGGGGCTTTCCTGCACAATTCTGAAACGTTCTTCATTAACACTGTCGCGTAAGGCTTGGACAGCCTCAGCGGGGTGTTCGGTGGTTAATAAATCTGGGGGGACTGGCAGGAGTAGCCCTTCTCCATAGCTGTTTAAGCCAGCCGCTAGAATTTCACTTAAGTTTTGGTTTTCTGACCATCCCTGCACGAATATGAGGCGTTCTGGTGCGATATTGCGGATGCGAGTCAGAGTTTCCGGCATTGCAGCGCCTACTTCTAGCCCTAGTTGTTCTTGGGTGCCCCAAGTTTGCGCTTCTTTTATCAAATGCATGTAAAAGGGTAGCCCGGTGCCTGGATATTCTTGCAACACGGCGGCTGATGGGTTGTCAGTGGTACATAGCACAAAGACTGCTTTGCTCGGATAGACCAAAAAGGGAGCCGCTAAGTCAAGTCCTGGATAAGGACTCAAGGTGACAGCATCCACCTTCCAGTCTTCAAAGACGGTTTGGGCAAAAACGGTGCTGGTGTTGAGGTCGCCGTGCTTAGCGTCTAAAATCACTGGAATATCGGCGGGGATAGCGGCTAGGGTTTGCTGAAGGAGTTCTAAACCTGTTGCCCCCAGTGCTTGATAAAAGCCAAGCGTGAGTTTGTAGGCGCAGACTAAATCGGCGGTTTGGGCGATCGCAAATTGTAGGCGATCGCCGATGAGAGTGCGATCGCCCGCAGGGAGAATGGCACTAGCCCCATTGCGCTTTTCTAGATTCTCTATATCCGGGTCGAGGCTTGCGTACAGTAAGCTTTGATTGCGCTCGATTGCTTTAAGTAGCTTATCGAAGAAGTTCATAGGTGTTTTTTTTAGAGGCGATTGCTACCGATGAGAAGGAGAGCGCGACAGGTGGCTATAAAACTTAGGCACTTTCGTCTGCTTGCCTTAGCTAAGGTTCATATATATTCTTGCTACTGTATCTGGATCGTCGTTACCAGTAGTATAGTCCACTTCAAATCCGTGTTTTCTATACCATTCAAGCAGCTTAGGGTTATTATCACTATCCCTCTTAACGACCTTTCCGAAAATAAGTTTTATACCCTTCTTGGAAGCGTGTTTAATTACGAACTGTAGAAGATAAGAACCTAATCCTCTTTTGCGGTAGTTTTTTTTCTTACTTCGATTCAAGACTATTTTTAGAAAAACATCCCAAAAGTTTTGGGGAATGTGAATAACTTCATCGTAGATATTAAGGTCTGCTAATAATAGTTTATCCGGCGGGTACCGGACACAGTTAGCTTCGCCCACCTTTATCCCTCGATGTTTTAACCTCACGTAAATGCACTTATCATCATCCATTTCTAGGCACAACTCATATTTTCGACCTTTGTTATCCGAGAAGATAAATTTCTCCGGCTGTTCAGATATTAAATCGCTTTTCTCTTGAAATGACATCTTTGCAGTATTTTCATTTGTACGACAGATTTATTCTAGTATTTTGCTTGGAAATTGCATAAAATCAGATGAGCAATGCCCATCCTCCAACTAAGTTTCAATGTATTCAGTCCGTTTTAACGGACTTTAGTTATTAGCCAGGAGTTTAAACTCCTGGCGGGCTGACTACATCGATTCCTTATATCTTTCTAAAATTTGGGGAATATAATCGTAGCCATCAACACCGATAAGGGCGATGATTTGTGGGCGCGATTGTTGCAATTTTTTCTGGAACGCTTCTGCTCCCATTTGTCCTTGCAAGATGGTGAGTAAGCCTGCGGTTTTCCGCCACTCTTCCGCAGCAATCTGCTCTAGGAGATACATTCCCAGGCTACCTGTAAGGATTGTTTTATCGATGTTTTGCAGACTATAGTGGGCTTCGGATAAGTAAGCTAAGTTTCGCCCTTGCAGGTATAAATCGCCGGAAAATTGGGCGGCTTGTAAGCCGGATTCCAGGTATTTAATCGCTTCTTGGGGTTGTTCTACTATCAACAAGGCAATGCCCAAACTACTGCAACAAAGGGCTTTACTTTGACCGTCGCCTAATCGTTCTGATAACTGCAATCCTTGTTGCAAATAGTTAATGGCTGTCTCGTAAACTTCGGGTTCTACTTGTTCTAATTGTTGTGCTTGGAAAACTTCGCTATAGCCGAGATTAGCGAGGGCATTGGCTTCTCCTAATCTGTCTCCCGTTTGACGAGAGAGAATTAAAGCCCGTTGGCTATAGCTGATGGCTTCGGCATAGTTTTTTTGCGCGACGCAGGTGCGACTGAGGTGATTGAAATTGGCAATTTCACAAGGGCGATCGCCTGCATTTCTGGCGATTTCTAAGGCTTGTTCGTGAAATGCGATCGCGTCTGCATATCGACCTTGCGCCCGCTGGGAATAGCCCATTAAGGTCAAAATCCGAGCTTTTTCTTGCGTGCCTTCCACTTGTCGTAGCGGTGCATCTAGATAGTCAAGGGTCGTGCGGAGATTTGCACCGGAAAATGAGGCGAAAATGCCCCCGTAGAGGGGGAAATATTGCCGCTGGGAAAAGGTTCTGAGGATTTGTAGGGTAATTTGAAAACAGCCATTCACTAAGCGATCGCGCGAACTAGAATTGAGAATCGTCGCCTGATTCAAGCCATTCGCTAACTGCGACCAAATAACGGCAAAAGTCAGAAAAGTGGAAATCGACAGCTTCGCGCCCACTTTGGAGTCGTAAACCAGCTTGTCGAACCAGTTCACCAACCCCCGCTGCAAGTATTGCAAAATTACCGTTAATTCAACGAAGGAAATCAAGTCAGGCGGTTGTTTGCCTACGAATTCGATTAATGATTCGTTGAGGGAAATCGTGTGGAATAATGCCTGAGGATAGGGGCTATTGACTTGTTTTTCCCAAACTGCCCAAGGGCCACTTTGCGCCGATGTGCCTTCAAATCCTAAGGAGCGATTTTGGTCGTAGATCCAGCTTACCAGGTGGCCTTCCAAGCGTTGCCAAGATTCCAAGCCACGGACAAGACCTTCAGCAAGTTGCTGCACATCTCGATCTTGTTCAGGATGGGTAATTTCTGGCGCTTGTTGCTTTAGTGCAGATGCCAACTGCGATAAGTTCAAAGGTTGCGCTAAATTGGGGTCGATCACCCGTAATAAAGCTGCTAGCTTATCGTCTGATGGGGAAGCGATAATTTGTTGAACAGCGGTAGCGATCGCATCCGTCGCCCGATTCTTTTCCTGCGCCCGTTCCCATTCTCCCCGAATCGTTTGCATCGCCCTCAAGGTACGAGTCGCTTTGGCAAGCTTCATTTCATCCTTTTGCGTGTCCACCTGTTGCTGGGTAGCGCTTAAGGTTTCTTCCAAAACTCGCTCGAAAATTTCGCCCGTACCCGGAGTCACATCCTTGACGAGCATTTTGTACACCTGTTCTTTCGAGCGAATCTGCCCTTTGAGGGTGGTTTGTACAATTTGGTCGATTAATTGTAGATAGCGATCGCGCAAAGGCAGAGAGTCTGTCATGGGGAGTGGTTAAGTGGAATTGTAGGCAATACTGTTCGGTTCGCTTCTCCCCTGTTTTGCTCCCGCTTCCCTTGCAGGGAGGGGGTTAGACTTACCTTTCCTTTTTTAAGAGGGGAGAAAATAACTTATTTACTTTGCAGTGTACTGAATAATTTACTGAGTTCGCATACTACAAAGTGTGGAGAAACACTAACGCTGATGTTTGCCGATTTTCTACCCTCCCAAGTTCAGCAGTTGCGCGAGTCCGCATCCATCGCCCTTGCTCAAAAAATTGAACGTCAGGCGATTAAAACTCCTCTCTCGCCACAACCGATAGCTACAGCTTACGTCCATCAGGGGAACGGTGGCACCCCAATTCTGTTACTACCCGGTTTTGATAGTTCGGTGCTAGAGTTCCGCTGCTTGCTACCACTACTCGCCGCCCAAAATGAAACGTGGACGGTAGATTTGTTGGGATTTGGCTTTACAGATCGAGTGCAGGGAATTTTGTATAACCCCGACGCCATCAAGACACACCTGTATTACTTCTGGAAAACTTACATCCAAGTGCCAGTTATGTTGGTAGGCGCTTCGATGGGAGGTGCAGCAGCAATTGACTTCACCCTCACTTACCCGCACGCTGTCAAAAAGCTGGTGTTAATTGACAGTGTAGGTTTCAGCGGTAGCTTCCCGCTTGCCTCCTATCTCTTTCCTCCCTTAGACTTTCTGGCAGTCGAATATTGGCGTCAGCGCAAACTCCAAGCGCTGTTATGGGGCAGCACTTTTGGCAACTTGGAACCGACTGCAATTGAGGCGATTCGGTGTGCGGCGCTGCACATGGAAATGCCCGGTTGGCACGAAGCAATCATCGCGTTTATGAAAAGTGGCGGTTACTGGAATTTAGCGGGTAGAATTCCGCAAATCGATAAGCGGACGCTGATTCTGTGGGGAGAGGCGGATGATATGTTGGGTACGGATGATGCCGAGAGGTTTAAGAGAGCGATCGCTCATTCTCAACTAATTTGGATCGAGAATTGCGGGCACGTTCCTCAATTTGAACAGCCAGAGATTACCGCTAAGCATATTTTGGCTTTTAGGTGATTTTAGGATTTATTTTTAACGCAAAGGTACGCAAAGGAGTTTTAAGGGTAGCGTTAAAGCTATGAATCAGGATTCTCTCGCTCATCGATGGGTAGTCAGTGCAGAAGCAGCGAAGGAATTAATTGAGCTGGATGCGACGATTTTAGATGTTCGCAATCCAGTTGCCTGGTTGCTTGGGCATATTTCTGGCGCTGTTCATGTCACTTGGCAGCAATTCTCGCAACAACAATCACCAAATAAGGGAAAGTTGATTGAGAATCCAGAAATTTTGGAAGAAAAACTTCGCGCTGTCGGCATTTGTAACAATAAACCTGTCGTTGTTGTTGGCAATCCAGCGCACAATTTTGGTGAAGAAGGGCGCATTGTTTGGATGTTACGCACTCTAGGACATTCACAAGCCGTCTTTGTCGATGGGGGACATTCAGCGCTTGTTAAAGCAGGTGTCCCGATTGTGTGGGGAGTGACTCAACCCAAACCTGGCAATTTTGTTGTGCAACGAACTTCCTTATGGGAAATTCAGCGCGATGAACTCAAAGCCAATCTTTCCGCTAAAGAAATATCCCAAGATTTCATTGTCATTGATACCCGCGAAGCAAGGGAATATGCAGGAACTCCCGCTTACGGCGAACAGCGGGGAGGACATCTCCCTGGTGCGGTGCATTTCTACTTCCAAGATTTGAAAGATGCTAAGGGGAATTTGCTGCCTCGTGACCAGATTATTGATAAGTTGGAAAGATTAGGAATTCAGCATCATACTCCTATTATTACTTATTGTACAGGCGGCATCCGCTCAGCTTTCTTCACGGCTGTACTTGTTGATTTAGGATTTAATAATGTAAAAAATTATGCAGGTTCAATGTTAGAGTGGTCAGCTTTGCCAGCCAATCATTATCCTCTAAAATCTGAATCCAAATAGGAAAAATAAATTAAGAGGATGTCTGAAAAGTCATAATCGAGACGCTTAAACGGTAGAGATCCCCCCCTGCCCCCTTAAAAAGAGGGACTCATGAGTTGATTCTCCCCCCTTCAAAAAGGGGGCAGGGGGGGATTTCGCCTTGGCGAATCAATTAAGATTCCTATATAAATAATTTAGTTTTGTTTAGAAATAAATTTTAGAATAATAAACAACCTTTATTGAGGCATTTTCAGGGCTTTACCAATGTACATAACTGAAATATTGTTGCTAATTCCTACTTGAAATTTACCTGTTTTTTTGTAGTAAATATAAGCAAGCAAGTTTTTATAAATGCTTTCACCAAATATATTAAACCCTTTAATTTCTATACTGCTAAATCCCTGGCTATGCATTAAGGTTGTTAATTCTTGCGGTTTAATAAACTGATTCCAATCGTGAATACCACGAGGAATCTCCTGTAAAATATTTTCTAGTAGCCAAATCATAATGAATTTGGATAGAAAAGTCTTATTAATTGTG includes the following:
- a CDS encoding tetratricopeptide repeat protein, giving the protein MTDSLPLRDRYLQLIDQIVQTTLKGQIRSKEQVYKMLVKDVTPGTGEIFERVLEETLSATQQQVDTQKDEMKLAKATRTLRAMQTIRGEWERAQEKNRATDAIATAVQQIIASPSDDKLAALLRVIDPNLAQPLNLSQLASALKQQAPEITHPEQDRDVQQLAEGLVRGLESWQRLEGHLVSWIYDQNRSLGFEGTSAQSGPWAVWEKQVNSPYPQALFHTISLNESLIEFVGKQPPDLISFVELTVILQYLQRGLVNWFDKLVYDSKVGAKLSISTFLTFAVIWSQLANGLNQATILNSSSRDRLVNGCFQITLQILRTFSQRQYFPLYGGIFASFSGANLRTTLDYLDAPLRQVEGTQEKARILTLMGYSQRAQGRYADAIAFHEQALEIARNAGDRPCEIANFNHLSRTCVAQKNYAEAISYSQRALILSRQTGDRLGEANALANLGYSEVFQAQQLEQVEPEVYETAINYLQQGLQLSERLGDGQSKALCCSSLGIALLIVEQPQEAIKYLESGLQAAQFSGDLYLQGRNLAYLSEAHYSLQNIDKTILTGSLGMYLLEQIAAEEWRKTAGLLTILQGQMGAEAFQKKLQQSRPQIIALIGVDGYDYIPQILERYKESM
- a CDS encoding rhodanese-like domain-containing protein, which translates into the protein MNQDSLAHRWVVSAEAAKELIELDATILDVRNPVAWLLGHISGAVHVTWQQFSQQQSPNKGKLIENPEILEEKLRAVGICNNKPVVVVGNPAHNFGEEGRIVWMLRTLGHSQAVFVDGGHSALVKAGVPIVWGVTQPKPGNFVVQRTSLWEIQRDELKANLSAKEISQDFIVIDTREAREYAGTPAYGEQRGGHLPGAVHFYFQDLKDAKGNLLPRDQIIDKLERLGIQHHTPIITYCTGGIRSAFFTAVLVDLGFNNVKNYAGSMLEWSALPANHYPLKSESK
- a CDS encoding alpha/beta hydrolase; this encodes MFADFLPSQVQQLRESASIALAQKIERQAIKTPLSPQPIATAYVHQGNGGTPILLLPGFDSSVLEFRCLLPLLAAQNETWTVDLLGFGFTDRVQGILYNPDAIKTHLYYFWKTYIQVPVMLVGASMGGAAAIDFTLTYPHAVKKLVLIDSVGFSGSFPLASYLFPPLDFLAVEYWRQRKLQALLWGSTFGNLEPTAIEAIRCAALHMEMPGWHEAIIAFMKSGGYWNLAGRIPQIDKRTLILWGEADDMLGTDDAERFKRAIAHSQLIWIENCGHVPQFEQPEITAKHILAFR
- a CDS encoding GNAT family N-acetyltransferase encodes the protein MSFQEKSDLISEQPEKFIFSDNKGRKYELCLEMDDDKCIYVRLKHRGIKVGEANCVRYPPDKLLLADLNIYDEVIHIPQNFWDVFLKIVLNRSKKKNYRKRGLGSYLLQFVIKHASKKGIKLIFGKVVKRDSDNNPKLLEWYRKHGFEVDYTTGNDDPDTVARIYMNLS
- a CDS encoding bifunctional orotidine-5'-phosphate decarboxylase/orotate phosphoribosyltransferase; its protein translation is MNFFDKLLKAIERNQSLLYASLDPDIENLEKRNGASAILPAGDRTLIGDRLQFAIAQTADLVCAYKLTLGFYQALGATGLELLQQTLAAIPADIPVILDAKHGDLNTSTVFAQTVFEDWKVDAVTLSPYPGLDLAAPFLVYPSKAVFVLCTTDNPSAAVLQEYPGTGLPFYMHLIKEAQTWGTQEQLGLEVGAAMPETLTRIRNIAPERLIFVQGWSENQNLSEILAAGLNSYGEGLLLPVPPDLLTTEHPAEAVQALRDSVNEERFRIVQESPTCDLWLPDVCFLQHSPNRDLILQLYDLGCIMFGDRVQASGEIFPYYIDLRVIISQPQIFHQILSAYAEILKHLHFDRIAGIPYGSLPTATGLALRLDRPMIFPRKEVKSHGTQRVIEGHFQPGETIVVVDDILISGNSAMKGATKLKDAGLNVEDIVVLIDHEKGVKDRLQENGYRGHSVLRMGEVAETLYESGRINSEQFQALSH